Proteins encoded within one genomic window of Tamandua tetradactyla isolate mTamTet1 chromosome 11, mTamTet1.pri, whole genome shotgun sequence:
- the CIST1 gene encoding putative LOC729966 homolog isoform X2, whose amino-acid sequence MAPPCTGMAGTLLPVPWLLPLVLLLGPSDGTPSLSTVTSTGVAAPSSLVNHMRNLGTPLPSLLNSLPPNHSLLRENEPTPTHLPSPSPGGTPTTQLPSPSPGVTPPPHLPSPSPGVTPTAHPSPSSTSPGVTPPSPPSDTSIQPHSSSPSSELTPTSHSCPPSSTSSTLHWGPTSPSPGTEPSAEPPATTEKTTAASAPLDLWLGFFSVGTNLPSILGHEQQTR is encoded by the exons ATGGCCCCTCCCTGCACGGGAATGGCGGGCACCCTGCTCCCGGTGCCGTGGCTGCTGCCGCTGGTGCTGCTGCTGGGGCCTTCTGACGGGACGCCCTCCCTCTCCACTGTCACCTCCACAG GGGTGGCAGCTCCTTCATCACTCGTGAACCACATGAGAAACTTGGGGACCCCACTACCCAGCCTGCTGAACTCTTTGCCCCCCAACCACAGCCTCCTGAGGGAAAATGAACctacccccacccacctcccctccccaagTCCAGGGGGGACCCCCACTACCCAGCTCCCCTCCCCAAGTCCAGGGGTgaccccccctccccacctcccctccccaagTCCAGGGGTGACCCCCACTGCCCATCCTAGTCCAAGCTCCACAAGTCCAGGGGTGACCCCCCCGTCCCCACCGTCAGACACAAGCATTCAGCCCCACTCTAGCTCCCCGAGTTCAGAgctcacccccacctcccactcctgCCCCCCGAGTTCCACCTCCTCAACCCTGCATTGGGGCCCCACTTCCCCCAGCCCTGGAACGGAGCCCTCCGCCGAGCCTCCGGCAACCACCGAGAAGACCACAGCCGCCTCAGCCCCCC TTGATCTCTGGCTGGGATTTTTCTCAGTTGGTACAAACCTCCCAAGCATCCTCGGCCATGAACAGCAAACTCGGTGA
- the CIST1 gene encoding putative LOC729966 homolog isoform X1, with protein sequence MAPPCTGMAGTLLPVPWLLPLVLLLGPSDGTPSLSTVTSTGVAAPSSLVNHMRNLGTPLPSLLNSLPPNHSLLRENEPTPTHLPSPSPGGTPTTQLPSPSPGVTPPPHLPSPSPGVTPTAHPSPSSTSPGVTPPSPPSDTSIQPHSSSPSSELTPTSHSCPPSSTSSTLHWGPTSPSPGTEPSAEPPATTEKTTAASAPPPGDALAPIPSRNPSVVVAVCLLVSVLVIGSVLVVVRCYQRDVSPFQKLDEMSMGTASGRPSFTHHLPE encoded by the exons ATGGCCCCTCCCTGCACGGGAATGGCGGGCACCCTGCTCCCGGTGCCGTGGCTGCTGCCGCTGGTGCTGCTGCTGGGGCCTTCTGACGGGACGCCCTCCCTCTCCACTGTCACCTCCACAG GGGTGGCAGCTCCTTCATCACTCGTGAACCACATGAGAAACTTGGGGACCCCACTACCCAGCCTGCTGAACTCTTTGCCCCCCAACCACAGCCTCCTGAGGGAAAATGAACctacccccacccacctcccctccccaagTCCAGGGGGGACCCCCACTACCCAGCTCCCCTCCCCAAGTCCAGGGGTgaccccccctccccacctcccctccccaagTCCAGGGGTGACCCCCACTGCCCATCCTAGTCCAAGCTCCACAAGTCCAGGGGTGACCCCCCCGTCCCCACCGTCAGACACAAGCATTCAGCCCCACTCTAGCTCCCCGAGTTCAGAgctcacccccacctcccactcctgCCCCCCGAGTTCCACCTCCTCAACCCTGCATTGGGGCCCCACTTCCCCCAGCCCTGGAACGGAGCCCTCCGCCGAGCCTCCGGCAACCACCGAGAAGACCACAGCCGCCTCAGCCCCCC CTCCGGGCGACGCCCTGGCCCCCATACCGTCCAGGAACCCTAGTGTGGTGGTGGCTGTGTGTCTGCTGGTGTCTGTCCTGGTTATTGGGTCTGTGTTAGTGGTCGTGAGGTGCTACCAGCGGGACGTGTCCCCGTTCCAGAAGCTAGACGAGATGTCCATG GGAACTGCGAGTGGAAGGCCCTCCTTTACCCACCACCTGCCCGAGTGA
- the PDE4C gene encoding 3',5'-cyclic-AMP phosphodiesterase 4C: MIVTPFAQVLASLQTIRGNIAALTHMRGFGATGPANGGTPLSGSQPPPAAEDAAQKLALETLDELDWCLDQLETLQTRHSVGEMASSKFKRLLNRELSHLSETGHSGNQVSEYISQTFLDPETEVVLPSRPPQEAPPPMSQLSGLHGLPHNASLSVASLPRFGVRTDQEGQLAKELEDTSKWGLDVFRVAELSGDRPLTVILFSIFQERDLLKMFRIPADTLATFLLALEGHYRADVAYHNSLHAADVVQSTHVLLATPALQAVFTDLEVLAALFASAIHDVDHPGVSNQFLINTHSELALMYNDASVLENHHLAVGFKLLQVENCNIFQNLSAKQRLSLRRMVIDMVLATDMSKHMSLLADLKTTVEAKRVASLGVLLLDSYSDRIQVLQNLVHCADLSNPTKPLPLYRRWTERIMAEFFQQGDREREQGLDVSPMCDKHTASVEKSQVGFIDYIAHPLWETWADLVHPDAQGLLDTLEDNREWYQSKIPHSPAEPSSPEQGSPDGVHFGLTLEESKEEEEEEEGQAA; the protein is encoded by the exons ATGATTGTGACGCCCTTTGCCCAG gTCCTGGCCAGCCTGCAGACCATCCGCGGCAACATCGCCGCCCTCACGCACATGCGGGGCTTCGGGGCCACCGG GCCGGCGAACGGCGGGACCCCCCTATCCGGCAGCCAGCCTCCCCCAGCTGCAG AAGACGCTGCACAGAAACTGGCGTTGGAAACCCTGGACGAGCTAGACTGGTGCCTAGACCAGCTGGAGACTCTGCAGACGCGGCACTCGGTGGGAGAGATGGCCTCCAGCAAG TTCAAGCGGTTGCTCAACAGGGAGCTGAGTCACCTCTCTGAAACCGGCCACTCTGGGAACCAGGTGTCCGAGTACATCTCCCAGACGTTCCTGG ACCCGGAGACGGAGGTGGTGTTGCCCAGCCGGCCCCCCCAAGAGGCTCCTCCGCCCATGTCTCAGCTCAGTGGCCTGCATGGGCTCCCCCACAATGCCAGCCTCTCCGTGGCCTCCCTCCCACGCTTTGGGGTGCGGACTGACCAGGAAGGGCAGCTGGCCAAG GAGCTGGAAGACACCAGCAAGTGGGGGCTTGACGTGTTCAGGGTGGCAGAGCTCAGCGGGGACCGGCCCCTCACTGTCATCCTGTTCAGCATCTTTCAG GAACGGGACCTGCTCAAGATGTTCCGCATCCCAGCCGACACTCTCGCCACCTTCCTGCTGGCACTGGAGGGCCACTACCGCGCTGACGTGGCCTACCACAACAGCCTGCACGCTGCGGACGTGGTCCAGTCCACGCACGTGCTGCTGGCCACGCCTGCCCTGCAG GCCGTGTTCACAGACCTGGAGGTCCTGGCCGCCCTCTTCGCAAGCGCCATCCACGATGTGGACCATCCTGGGGTCTCCAACCAGTTTCTCATCAACACTC ACTCGGAGCTGGCACTTATGTACAATGATGCCTCCGTGTTGGAGAACCACCACCTGGCTGTGGGCTTCAAGCTACTGCAggtggaaaactgcaacatctTCCAGAACCTCAGTGCCAAGCAGCGGTTGAGTCTACGCAGGATGGTCATCGACATG GTCCTGGCCACGGACATGTCCAAGCACATGAGCCTCCTGGCCGACCTGAAGACCACGGTGGAGGCCAAGAGGGTGGCGAGCCTGGGCGTCCTGCTGCTCGACAGCTACTCAGACCGCATCCAG GTGCTGCAGAACCTGGTGCACTGTGCCGACCTCAGCAACCCCACCAAGCCGCTGCCCCTCTACCGCCGGTGGACTGAGCGCATCATGGCCGAGTTTTTCCAGCAGGGCGACCGCGAGCGTGAGCAGGGCCTGGACGTCAGCCCCATGTGCGACAAGCACACAGCCTCCGTGGAGAAGTCCCAG GTGGGTTTCATTGACTACATTGCCCACCCCCTGTGGGAGACATGGGCTGACCTGGTGCACCCAGATGCCCAGGGCCTGCTGGACACACTGGAGGACAACCGCGAGTGGTACCAGAGCAAGATCCCCCACAGCCCTGCCGAGCCCAGCAGCCCAGAACAGGGCAGCCCTGACGGGGTCCATTTTGGGCTGACCTTGGAGGAAtccaaggaggaggaggaagaagaggaagggcAGGCAGCATGA
- the RAB3A gene encoding ras-related protein Rab-3A, which produces MASATDARSGQKESADQNFDYMFKILIIGNSSVGKTSFLFRYADDSFTPAFVSTVGIDFKVKTIYRQDKRIKLQIWDTAGQERYRTITTAYYRGAMGFILMYDITNEESFTAVQDWSTQIKTYSWDNAQVLLVGNKCDMEDERVVSSERGRQLADHLGFEFFEASAKDNINVKQTFERLVDVICEKMSESLDTADPAVTGAKQGPQLTDQQAPPHQDCAC; this is translated from the exons ATGGCGTCCGCCACTGATGCCCGCTCGGGGCAGAAGGAGTCCGCGGACCAGAACTTCGACTATATGTTCAAGATCCTCATCATCGGGAACAGCAGCGTGGGCAAGACGTCCTTCCTGTTCCGCTACGCCGACGACTCCTTCACGCCCGCCTTCGTCAGCACCGTGGGCATCGACTTCAAGGTCAAGACCATCTACCGCCAGGACAAGCGCATAAAGCTGCAGATCTGG GACACAGCAGGACAGGAACGGTACCGGACCATCACCACAGCCTACTATCGGGGCGCCATGGGCTTCATCCTCATGTACGACATCACCAACGAGGAATCCTTCACTGCCGTGCAGGATTG GTCGACCCAAATCAAGACCTACTCATGGGACAACGCACAGGTGCTGCTGGTGGGGAACAAGTGTGACATGGAGGACGAGCGGGTGGTCTCGTCGGAGCGTGGCCGGCAGCTGGCTGATCACCTGG GCTTTGAGTTCTTCGAGGCCAGCGCCAAGGACAACATCAACGTGAAGCAGACTTTCGAGCGCCTTGTGGACGTTATCTGCGAGAAGATGTCGGAGTCGCTGGACACAGCCGACCCCGCGGTCACAGGCGCCAAGCAGGGCCCGCAGCTGACTGACCAGCAGGCGCCCCCGCACCAGGACTGCGCCTGCTGA
- the MPV17L2 gene encoding mpv17-like protein 2 isoform X1, which yields MAPGGWRWLRVLRATGQPLFRGRALLATNTLGCGALMAAGDGVRQAWEVRHRPGQRFDPRRSASMFAVGCSMGPFLHAWYLWLDRLLPASGLAGLRTVLGKVLLDQLVASPVLGAWYFLGLGCLQGQTVHESCQELRAKFWELYRADWCVWPPAQLVNFLFVPPHLRVTYVNGVTLGWDTYLSYLKYQVRGCSGAGPAPSPCAADLTPFSRYPPQPSSRADRRPEDRGPSPRTLRPDPSSPCQRGPGGHSGQGPVSGGLSCPSLGPMGLPSPTLGSQALDHIRRPLPTMHCPCSAVLGALSEPALGRRMHGWVRAFALLVFSWYTPQAGVWRTLVASEQKCGGRAVGAQRGAWLCPP from the exons ATGGCGCCGGGCGGCTGGCGTTGGCTGCGCGTCTTACGCGCGACGGGGCAGCCCCTATTCCGGGGCCGCGCGCTACTCGCCACCAACACGCTGGGCTGCGGCGCGCTCATGGCGGCCGGCGACGGCGTGCGCCAGGCCTGGGAGGTCCGCCACAGGCCGGGCCAGAGGTTCGACCCGCGGCGCTCAG CCAGCATGTTCGCCGTGGGCTGCAGCATGGGCCCCTTCCTGCACGCCTGGTACCTGTGGCTGGACCGCCTGCTGCCTGCCTCGGGTCTCGCCGGGCTCCGCACCGTCCTCGGGAAGGTCCTCCTCGACCAGCTGGTGGCCTCGCCCGTGCTGGGCGCCTGGTACTTCCTGG GCCTCGGCTGCCTGCAGGGCCAGACCGTGCATGAGAGCTGCCAGGAGCTGCGGGCCAAGTTCTGGGAGCTCTACAGG GCTGACTGGTGCGTGTGGCCGCCGGCGCAGCTGGTGAACTTCCTCTTCGTGCCACCGCACCTCCGGGTCACCTACGTCAACGGCGTCACACTTGGCTGGGACACCTACCTGTCCTACCTGAAGTACCAGGTGAGGGGGTGCAGCGGGGCAGGCCCGGCCCCCAGCCCCTGTGCTGCTGACCTCACACCGTTCTCTAGGTACCCACCGCAGCCATCCAGCAGGGCTGACCGTAGACCTGAGGACAGGGGACCAAGCCCCAGGACGCTCCGGCCCGACCCCAGCTCGCCTTGCCAGAGAGGCCCTGGTGGGCACAGCGGGCAAGGTCCGGTCTCAGGTGGACTCAGCTGTCCCTCCCTGGGGCCCATGGGTCTTCCCAGCCCCACTCTGGGCTCCCAGGCCCTGGACCACATCAGGCGGCCACTGCCCACCATGCACTGTCCCTGCAGCGCTGTGCTGGGTGCTCTGTCAGAGCCGGCGCTGGGCAGGAGGATGCACGGGTGGGTGAGGGCGTTCGCTTTATTGGTGTTTTCATGGTATACCCCCCAGGCTGGGGTGTGGCGGACACTTGTGGCATCCGAGCAGAAGTGCGGGGGCCGGGCGGTGGGCGCTCAGCGGGGAGCCTGGCTCTGCCCCCCGTGA
- the MPV17L2 gene encoding mpv17-like protein 2 isoform X2: MAPGGWRWLRVLRATGQPLFRGRALLATNTLGCGALMAAGDGVRQAWEVRHRPGQRFDPRRSASMFAVGCSMGPFLHAWYLWLDRLLPASGLAGLRTVLGKVLLDQLVASPVLGAWYFLGLGCLQGQTVHESCQELRAKFWELYRADWCVWPPAQLVNFLFVPPHLRVTYVNGVTLGWDTYLSYLKYQVPTAAIQQG, encoded by the exons ATGGCGCCGGGCGGCTGGCGTTGGCTGCGCGTCTTACGCGCGACGGGGCAGCCCCTATTCCGGGGCCGCGCGCTACTCGCCACCAACACGCTGGGCTGCGGCGCGCTCATGGCGGCCGGCGACGGCGTGCGCCAGGCCTGGGAGGTCCGCCACAGGCCGGGCCAGAGGTTCGACCCGCGGCGCTCAG CCAGCATGTTCGCCGTGGGCTGCAGCATGGGCCCCTTCCTGCACGCCTGGTACCTGTGGCTGGACCGCCTGCTGCCTGCCTCGGGTCTCGCCGGGCTCCGCACCGTCCTCGGGAAGGTCCTCCTCGACCAGCTGGTGGCCTCGCCCGTGCTGGGCGCCTGGTACTTCCTGG GCCTCGGCTGCCTGCAGGGCCAGACCGTGCATGAGAGCTGCCAGGAGCTGCGGGCCAAGTTCTGGGAGCTCTACAGG GCTGACTGGTGCGTGTGGCCGCCGGCGCAGCTGGTGAACTTCCTCTTCGTGCCACCGCACCTCCGGGTCACCTACGTCAACGGCGTCACACTTGGCTGGGACACCTACCTGTCCTACCTGAAGTACCAG GTACCCACCGCAGCCATCCAGCAGGGCTGA